In the genome of Pseudomonas sp. Teo4, the window CCGTGATCTGGGTAAAATATTAAATCTGATTTCTTAGGGTGTTCTGAAAGTCGTTCGAATTCAAATATTGCGTCGGTGTGGGTTTTGTCAGTTGGGTAATCTACTTCATAGATTTTTATTACAAAATTTAAAAATTCAGTTTCGGTAAAGTCTGCGATTGTCTTTTTCATTGGTTTTCTCCATGATGGATGTCGATGTGTTGTCTTGGTGTGACAATCACAATGTTTTCTGAGTTGTATATGTCTCCGCCCTCGGATAGAGGGATTTTATGATGTATTTGAAGAGAGGCGAGCGCTCCAACGCGTTCGTGAAGTCGCGCAAAAGGTGCGATGCCTTTCCTCATTCTACCGATGCTGACAGGGTCGAATTGGGCGGAGAGGAAAGAATCACCACTGATGGCCTTCCACAGCGCTTCTCGATAGGCTCTCCAGTTTTTAAACTGTTGCCCTCTTAGTAAATCAGCTATTTGCCTGGGTATCGGGGCGCCCTCACGTGTTTCTACACCCTTGGCCCAATTGTCGCCAACCTCGAAGCCCGCGCCGCTACCGGTCCCGGGCTCTTCCCTGCGATCTTGGAACATCGCATAGATCGGAGGCAACCCGGAGTCTGCCGGAAAGATAATGACATAGTCATCCCAACCGGCATCTGCAGCGCCGGGGAAGCTGTCAATCCTCAGCTCGACCGGCTTGAGCGTTGCACCTTGGTAGATCGGCGGGGCGCTCTGTTCTACAGGTAAGCTCGTTGACGCATCGCCTGGAGTGACAATGGGTGTCCATGTCAGGGTGCGCGGTGGTACATCCGCCGTGATGGCGGTGTAGACGTTTTTCTGGGCGTCATACTGGGCGGTGAGTATCGGTACCTGCGAGGGAACGATTGCGCCATCGGTTTTGACGACGAATATTTCCGATTCGTCCTGCGCATTAACCTGCGAACTCAGTCGGTAGGGTAGGTCGACGTGGCTGGCCGAGGTCACTGTGGCCAACGTCGCGCTGCTTTGAGGATCCAGGTCCGATAAAGGCGTCTGCAGGAGGTATCGGCGAGGAAGCTCGCCATTACCCAAACTGGGCGAATACAGCAGGGCAGCAGCACCGATGGCGAGGCCTGAGGCAACATAGCCGCCTAGTGCAGCTACGGCAGCCCCAAGAACCCTGGCTGCCGACAATTCGATGACCGCAGTTCCGAGATAACCGGCGGCGGTGATGATTATCGACCCACCGACTGCGACTGAACCTGACGCAGTGTAAGTGTTGGCCAATCGTACGAACTCGGCTTCGGCCTTGGCTTTAGCGGCGGCGATGCGGTCAGCTTCGGCCTTGGCTTTAGCGGCGGCGATGCGGTCAGCTTCGGCCTTGGCTTTAGCGGCGGCGATGCGGTCAGCTTCGGCCTTGGCTTTAGCGGCGGCGATGCGGTCAGCTTCGGCCTTGGCTTTAGCGGCGGCGATGCGGTCAGCTTCGGCCTTGGCTTTAGCGGCGGCGATGCGGTCAGCTTCGGCCTTGGCTTTAGCGGCGGCGATGCGGTCAGCTTCGGCCTTGGCTTTAGCGGCGGCGATGCGGTCAGCTTCGGCCTTGGCTTTAGCGGCGGCGATGCGGTCAGCTTCGGCCTTGGCTTTAGCGGCGGCGATGCGGTCAGCTTCGGCCTTGGCTTTAGCGGCGGCGATGCGGTCGGCTTCGGCCTTGGCTTTAGCCGCGGCGATGCGTTCGGCTTCAGCCTTGGCGGTAGCTGAGCGTGCGGCTGCAGCTTTTTTGGCTGCGTCGAGGACTTTGAGAGGTTGTTGGAGTGCCCGAGTCTTATCGGGGAACAATTCGAGCACGCGTAGGGTCAGGTAGACGTGCTCTTGTACCGCTTGAGCATGAGCCGCGGCGGCGCGATGGCTCTCGGTGAACCGTTGTTTAAACAGCTCCAGGTTCTGTTGAACTTTACCGTACTTCTTTTCATAGTTGGCTACATTCACCCGGTTAGGGCGTGAATCCAGGCTGTAGCCCAATAATTTCTTTGCCTCTTTTTCCGCTGCTGTGGCCTGTTCAGCTTTCAGGATAAGCAGGTCTTCGGTGATATATTGTTTTCGTGTGGCGCTGTTCAGTGTTCCGTAAATGGATGTCTTGAGCTTCAATTTGGCGAGGCATGGCGCTCTCCGCTGTTGTTGGGCGGTGGAGAGTCGCGTTTTAAGGGAAAGGTTAGAGCGTTGAATTTTTTCCTCTCGGGTGGATTTTTTTGAGAGGGGAAGGGGTGCCGTATTGCATTGCGCGGGTGGCAGTTGTAGAGGCGGAGGGATGAATAGGCAGTGCAGAGCTAACTGGCATTTTTGTCGGTTGGCGTGTTTTGAAGGAAGTGGAAAGGTGCTGTTGTGTTTAAGGGTATTTACTGTTTTTTTGGTGGTTAATTCGTGGAGGGTGTAAGGGGTTGGAATGGTTTCACGCGCACGTTGGTTAAAAGTGTATTTGCCTTCAGAAAAAATCTCGATTTTTAGAGCGTTTATCGAACGTTTGGTATGTGAGCCTGCAGGTGTATTCCTGGGGGGGCGGTTGAAGCCGCCAAGTGCCTTGTCAGGGATTCAGGAGGGCCGCGCAACACCTCATCCATCGGACAGCTTTCCTGATTCGATGTAGTCCCTTTCCCAAACCCACCAAACGGCCTTTCGCCCCGTTGTTATCGACTTGTTAGCGCTCTAGTTTGCGCACGAACGTCACCAGTTTCGTGCGCAAGGAGCCAAACCGTTGAAACGTATTCTGTGCTTGTTAATGACAAGCTTGATGGCCACCGCCGTGGTCGCCGCCCCTCCGCAAGCCGCCAAACACCCACATACGATCGAGACCCCATCGGGCGCAACGCGTGTGGATGATTATTTCTGGCTGCGTGATGACCAGCGGCAGGATCAGGCGGTGCTGGGCTACCTGCAAGCCGAAAACCTTTACGCTGATCGGCTGCTGGCCCCGCTAAAGCCGCTTGCCGGCAAGCTCTATCAAGAGTTCGTCGGCCGTCTTGCGCAAGAAGACGCCGAACTGCCAGCGCGCAAGCGCGGTTACTGGTATTACAGCCGGTACGAAGATGGCCAGGACTACCCGATTCATGCTCGGCGCAAAGGCGCCATGGAGGCGCCGGAAGAGGTTTTGCTCAACGTCAACGAGCGTACTGCCGGCAATGGCCACTTCACGATTGCCGACATGGTCGTCAGCCAGGACAACCAGTTGCTGGCCTGGTCGGAAGATGACGTAGGCCGCAACCAGTTCACCGTGCGGTTCAAGAACCTGAGCACCGGCGAGGTGCTGCCCGATGTGCTCACCGGGACCACAGGCAACATGGTTTGGGCCGATGACAACCGTACCGTGCTCTACGTCGAGAACGATCCTCGGACATTGCGCAGCACAAGGGTGAAGAAACACGTATTGGGTACTCCGGCCAGTGCCGATGCCGTCGTGTACGAAGAGCAGGATCACAGCTTTTACCTCAGCATCGCCCGCACCCGCGATGATCGCTTCATCACCATCAGCGTGGTCGGTAACGTCACCTCTGAAATGCGCTACGCGCCGAGCCATGATCCTTCCACATTCACGGTTCTGACTCCGCGTCAGCGTGAAGTGAGCTATTTTGCTGACCACTTCGAGGGTCGCTGGCTTATTCAAACCAATCACAACGCGAGGAACGGCAAACTGGCGACCGCGCCAAGCGATGCATCCTCTCGTGCACACTGGCAGGACTGGGTCGCCCATGACGAGGCGGTGACCATCGATCAGTTCCAAGCATTTACCACATTCACCGCGATCGTAGAGCGATCAGCAGGTCTGAAACGCATTCGCCTGCTGTTCAAGGATGGTCGCAGTGAATACCTGACGGCTGAAGAAACCGCGTATTCGATGGCGCTCGCGGAAAACGCCGAGCCAGAGTCGACCTGGCTGCGCTACGCCTATTCCTCGTTGACGACACCTACCCGGATTCTGGAATTGA includes:
- a CDS encoding bacteriocin immunity protein, whose protein sequence is MKKTIADFTETEFLNFVIKIYEVDYPTDKTHTDAIFEFERLSEHPKKSDLIFYPDHGKSGPASIVEEVKSWRLANGKPGFKTE
- a CDS encoding S-type pyocin domain-containing protein, encoding MKLKTSIYGTLNSATRKQYITEDLLILKAEQATAAEKEAKKLLGYSLDSRPNRVNVANYEKKYGKVQQNLELFKQRFTESHRAAAAHAQAVQEHVYLTLRVLELFPDKTRALQQPLKVLDAAKKAAAARSATAKAEAERIAAAKAKAEADRIAAAKAKAEADRIAAAKAKAEADRIAAAKAKAEADRIAAAKAKAEADRIAAAKAKAEADRIAAAKAKAEADRIAAAKAKAEADRIAAAKAKAEADRIAAAKAKAEADRIAAAKAKAEADRIAAAKAKAEAEFVRLANTYTASGSVAVGGSIIITAAGYLGTAVIELSAARVLGAAVAALGGYVASGLAIGAAALLYSPSLGNGELPRRYLLQTPLSDLDPQSSATLATVTSASHVDLPYRLSSQVNAQDESEIFVVKTDGAIVPSQVPILTAQYDAQKNVYTAITADVPPRTLTWTPIVTPGDASTSLPVEQSAPPIYQGATLKPVELRIDSFPGAADAGWDDYVIIFPADSGLPPIYAMFQDRREEPGTGSGAGFEVGDNWAKGVETREGAPIPRQIADLLRGQQFKNWRAYREALWKAISGDSFLSAQFDPVSIGRMRKGIAPFARLHERVGALASLQIHHKIPLSEGGDIYNSENIVIVTPRQHIDIHHGENQ
- a CDS encoding S9 family peptidase yields the protein MATAVVAAPPQAAKHPHTIETPSGATRVDDYFWLRDDQRQDQAVLGYLQAENLYADRLLAPLKPLAGKLYQEFVGRLAQEDAELPARKRGYWYYSRYEDGQDYPIHARRKGAMEAPEEVLLNVNERTAGNGHFTIADMVVSQDNQLLAWSEDDVGRNQFTVRFKNLSTGEVLPDVLTGTTGNMVWADDNRTVLYVENDPRTLRSTRVKKHVLGTPASADAVVYEEQDHSFYLSIARTRDDRFITISVVGNVTSEMRYAPSHDPSTFTVLTPRQREVSYFADHFEGRWLIQTNHNARNGKLATAPSDASSRAHWQDWVAHDEAVTIDQFQAFTTFTAIVERSAGLKRIRLLFKDGRSEYLTAEETAYSMALAENAEPESTWLRYAYSSLTTPTRILELNTATGERRQLKQEQVIGYDASNYASERVWVTARDGARVPVSLVYRKGYQKDGAGALLLTGYGSYGLAYDAAFDPATVSLLDRGLVYAIAHVRGGLEMGRGWYEAGKLLNKRNTFNDFVDVTHALVAQGWAARSRVAAAGGSAGGLLMGAVANQAAQDYRVVVAQVPFVDVVTTMLDPSIPQTTNEYDEWGNPETACEYDYMLSYSPYDNVRRQAYPALYVTTGLWDPHVQYWEPAKWVAKLRAHNTGNYPIVLRTDMQAGHGGKSGRSGFYQELAEVYAFVLQQLGFDGALDSPGKPG